Proteins from a genomic interval of Psychrobacter fulvigenes:
- a CDS encoding c-type cytochrome — protein MVKVQTNTSLKSIFGITLVAAALGLSACSSPASPDIKARQDSMKSWGDAMGVMGDMAEAPDTFDAEVFKEQASYLAGDAATPWTHFEDSEALGNATSAVWSNNDDFTAKAAQFQQVTAELDAAAKTATSIEEVLPALGAVGESCKSCHTDYKVKDDS, from the coding sequence ATGGTAAAGGTTCAAACCAACACCTCACTAAAGTCCATCTTTGGCATTACCCTAGTAGCCGCAGCGCTTGGTCTGTCAGCATGTAGCAGTCCTGCTAGCCCTGACATCAAAGCCCGTCAAGACAGTATGAAAAGCTGGGGTGATGCGATGGGCGTCATGGGCGATATGGCTGAAGCACCTGACACCTTTGATGCAGAAGTATTCAAAGAGCAAGCATCATACTTAGCGGGTGATGCGGCGACGCCTTGGACGCATTTTGAAGACTCAGAAGCGCTAGGTAATGCAACGTCAGCAGTATGGAGCAACAATGACGACTTCACCGCCAAAGCCGCACAATTCCAGCAAGTAACTGCTGAGTTGGATGCTGCTGCAAAAACAGCAACTAGTATCGAAGAAGTCTTGCCAGCCCTTGGCGCTGTCGGCGAGAGCTGCAAATCGTGCCACACCGACTATAAAGTAAAAGACGATAGCTAA
- the hemF gene encoding oxygen-dependent coproporphyrinogen oxidase, whose amino-acid sequence MTIPNILSSTTAADTNVVPTNKDIARVREFLVSLQAEICQALEAQERDGGGDATFVPDDWERPEGGGGRSCILADGEVIEKAGVMFSHIHVHNLPASATARHPNIAGRKAQAMGVSLVVHPRNPNVPTSHANVRLFVAEADGEDPIWWFGGGFDLTPFYPVLADCLHWHQVCHDLCAPFGDTIYPDFKQWCDEYFYLRHRDEQRGVGGLFYDDVNTDSRGWDFETCFDFMKAVGNGYLDGILPIFEQRKNTPFTDEQREFQLYRRGRYVEYNLVYDRGTLFGLQSNGRIESILVSMPPLVSWHYRFEPEPGTAEFELTDYYLKPRDWLNG is encoded by the coding sequence ATGACTATTCCTAATATACTAAGTTCGACAACAGCTGCTGATACTAACGTCGTTCCTACGAATAAAGATATTGCGCGGGTACGTGAGTTTTTAGTCAGCCTGCAAGCAGAAATCTGCCAAGCCTTAGAGGCGCAAGAGCGTGATGGCGGCGGCGATGCAACCTTTGTTCCTGATGACTGGGAACGCCCTGAAGGCGGCGGTGGTCGTTCCTGTATCTTGGCAGATGGTGAGGTCATCGAAAAAGCAGGGGTCATGTTTAGCCATATCCATGTCCATAACTTGCCTGCCTCAGCGACCGCACGCCATCCCAATATCGCTGGCCGTAAGGCCCAAGCAATGGGCGTATCACTGGTTGTGCATCCAAGGAACCCAAACGTCCCTACCAGTCATGCCAACGTGCGTCTATTCGTCGCCGAAGCAGACGGTGAGGATCCTATCTGGTGGTTTGGTGGCGGTTTTGATTTGACACCCTTCTATCCAGTATTAGCCGATTGTTTACATTGGCATCAGGTCTGTCATGACTTATGTGCACCTTTTGGTGACACTATTTATCCTGATTTTAAACAATGGTGTGATGAATACTTTTATCTGCGTCATCGTGATGAGCAGCGCGGCGTAGGGGGTTTGTTTTATGATGATGTCAATACGGACAGCCGTGGCTGGGACTTTGAGACTTGCTTTGATTTTATGAAAGCAGTAGGTAATGGCTACCTGGACGGCATTCTTCCCATCTTTGAACAACGTAAAAACACTCCTTTTACCGACGAGCAGCGTGAATTTCAGCTATATCGCCGTGGACGTTATGTGGAATATAATCTAGTCTATGATCGTGGCACGCTCTTTGGGCTACAGAGTAATGGACGAATCGAGTCCATCTTGGTCAGTATGCCGCCATTGGTAAGTTGGCACTATCGCTTCGAGCCTGAACCAGGTACCGCAGAGTTTGAGCTGACCGATTATTACTTAAAGCCTCGTGATTGGTTGAATGGATAA
- the ribA gene encoding GTP cyclohydrolase II: MSYQFITSAKLPTRHGKFDLHVFENQDGQEHVMLTVGLPVVDQDIELDATLDKKDDELSQRPAPLVRIHSECLTGDAFSSLKCDCGPQLNTAMQAIQASGCGAILYLRQEGRGIGLTNKIRAYALQDQGHDTLDANLMLGLPADARIYDMCGPMLAHVGVDEVRLITNNPDKVAYLTDHGINVTERVPSVVGVNDMNAEYLATKRDRMGHLLDKEFYTEAHLNK; encoded by the coding sequence ATGTCATATCAATTTATTACTAGTGCTAAGTTGCCCACTCGTCATGGCAAGTTTGATCTTCATGTCTTTGAGAATCAAGACGGTCAGGAGCATGTCATGCTCACTGTCGGCCTGCCTGTGGTCGATCAAGACATAGAGCTTGATGCTACCTTGGACAAAAAAGACGACGAGCTGTCACAGCGTCCCGCCCCATTAGTGCGCATTCACTCTGAGTGCTTGACAGGGGATGCTTTTAGCTCCTTAAAGTGCGACTGCGGGCCACAGCTAAATACTGCCATGCAAGCGATACAGGCCTCTGGCTGCGGCGCTATCTTGTACTTGCGCCAAGAAGGTCGCGGCATTGGCTTGACCAATAAGATACGTGCTTATGCCTTGCAAGATCAAGGTCATGATACGCTTGATGCCAATCTGATGCTTGGCTTGCCTGCAGATGCGCGTATTTATGATATGTGCGGGCCGATGCTGGCACATGTCGGTGTCGACGAGGTACGCCTCATCACCAACAACCCTGACAAAGTCGCTTATTTAACGGATCATGGGATCAATGTCACTGAGCGCGTGCCTTCAGTGGTCGGAGTCAATGACATGAATGCTGAGTATTTAGCGACCAAGCGTGACCGTATGGGGCACTTACTTGATAAAGAGTTTTATACCGAGGCTCACCTCAATAAATGA